One window of the Trifolium pratense cultivar HEN17-A07 linkage group LG2, ARS_RC_1.1, whole genome shotgun sequence genome contains the following:
- the LOC123905351 gene encoding uncharacterized protein LOC123905351: protein MDLEDFIGSLKAHEAILQEKKPANNKMIALESQVKENLKREITCDEENPLQQDDEEEMAFLSRRIQRLMMRRNQIKNSFPPRRNETDLSQVKCYGCNQTGHYKNECPKLKQRKPPYNKSMMATWDDLEELPEEEEANVCLMTRTNFDEVNLEPCSSCMKTEQLFDNLLYDSQITAQKYDQLKNELTEIIKERDEYKFELTKVIKEKDEYETKNKTLKDTLKRVQNDLDKVAKLSKEEIIVQQENLGLKQNISLLEKDIAKYVKATETFENILGVQQRECMLAVKKKPWYLDSGCSRHMTGDRHSFLSLEEKEGGTVTFGNNEKASIKGKGIIGKINSAKLENVHYVEGLEHNLISISQLCDNGLEVIFKTHTCEIKQISSGKTLFNGSRKKNVYVIYLDELPVESCFVSLEKDKWIWHKRAGHVNMRTIAKLSQLDLVRGLPKISFDKDKLCESCTKGKQTKSSFKPKDFISTKRPLELLHIDLFGPIKTTSLGGKNYGFVIVDDYSRYTWVQNERGSNIISIRSDHGGEFENSHFESFFDENGKFDSKSDKGIFLGYSLTSKAYRVYNLTSKSLEESMHVKFDEYDDISCVREIDDEDEQNSSKEQVAEQESPPQEPPKTWKIVNNHPQEQIIGDTAEGVRTRRSFQLNENNLAMISQIEPKSIDEAIIDESWKIAMKEELSQFEKNEVWKLVPAPADHSIIGTRWVFRNKMDENGKVIRNKARLVAQGYNQQEGIDYDETFAPVARLEAIRILLAYASHKCLKLFQMDVKSAFLNGFLNEEVYVHQPPGFKDEHKPNHVFKLTKALYGLKQAPRAWYDRLSSFLIENGFSRGKIDTTLFRKTNENDLLIVQVYVDDIIFGATNEKMCEDFSNLMQSEFEMSMMGELSFFLGLQIKQQDDGIFISQEKYIKDLLKKYNMNEAKIMTTPMHPSTNLDKDESGKTVSEKEYRGMIGSLLYLTASRPDIVFSVGLCARFQTSPRESHLTAVKRIFRYLVGTPDVGLWYKKGSHFDLKAYCDADYAGDKLERKSTSGACQFLGEALVSWCCRKQNTIALSTTEAEYVSAANCCSQVIWIKNQLEDFSLRYTNIKILCDNTSAINLSKNPIQHSRSKHIEIKHHFIRDHVCKKDVELIFVDT, encoded by the exons ATGGATCTAGAAGATTTCATTGGatctttaaaagctcatgaagcaATACTTCAAGAAAAGAAACCAGCAAATAACAAAATGATTGCTCTAGAATCACAAGTAAAAGAGAACCTTAAAAGAGAAATAACATGTGATGAAGAGAATCCCCTTcaacaagatgatgaggaagaaATGGCTTTTCTCTCAAGAAGAATCCAAAGGCtgatgatgagaagaaatcaaatcaaaaatTCATTTCCACCAAGAAGAAATGAAACTGATTTAAGCCAAGTAAAGTGTTACGGATGCAATCAAACTGGAcattacaaaaatgaatgtccAAAGCTGAAGCAAAGAAAACCTCCCTACAACAAATCCATGATGGCTACATGGGACGATCTAGAAGAATtaccagaagaagaagaagcaaatgtcTGCCTAATGACCAGAACCAACTTTGATGAGGTAAATCTTGAACCTTGTTCATCATGCATGAAAACTGAACAACTATTTGATAATCTCTTGTATGATTCACAAATTACTGCTCAAAAGTATGATCAACTTAAAAATGAACTCACTGAAATTATTAAAGAAAGAGATGAGTATAAATTTGAACTTACTAAAGTCatcaaagaaaaagatgagtatgaaactaaaaataaaacctTAAAAGACACTTTAAAAAGAGTTCAAAATGATCTAGATAAAGTAGCTAAGTTAAGTAAAGAAGAAATTATTGTTCAACAAGAAAACTTAGGACTAAAACAGAATATTTCACTTTTAGAAAAAGACATAGCCAAATATGTAAAAGCAACTGAAACCTTTGAAAACATCCTAGGTGTTCAACAAAGA GAATGTATGCTAGCAGTCAAGAAAAAGCcatggtacttggacagtggcTGCTCGAGGCACATGACTGGAGACAGACACAGCTTCCTTTCCCTTGAAGAAAAGGAAGGAGGAACCGTTACCTTTGGAAATAATGAAAAAGCTAGTATCAAAGGTAAAGGTATAATAGGTAAAATTAATTCTGCTAAATTAGAAAATGTTCATTATGTAGAGGGTCTAGAACATAACTTaataagtattagtcaactatgtGATAATGGTcttgaagttatttttaaaactcATACATGCGAAATTAAACAAATATCTTCTGGAAAAACTCTTTTTAATGGATCAAGAAAAAAGAATGTATATGTCATATATCTAGATGAACTGCCTGTTGAGTCATGTTTTGTATCTCTTGAAAAGGATAAATGGATTTGGCACAAAAGAGCAGGACATGTAAATATGAGAACAATTGCAAAACTTTCTCaacttgatctagtaagaggATTACCAAAGATAAGTTTTGACAAAGATAAACTATGTGAAAGTTGTACAAagggaaaacaaaccaaaagtaGTTTTAAACCTAAAGATTTTATTTCAACTAAAAGACCTCTTGAATTACTTCACATAGATTTGTTTGGACCTATCAAAACTACTAGTCTAGGTGGCAAAAACTATggttttgttattgttgatgactactcTAGATACACAtgg GTTCAAAATGAAAGAGGTTCAAATATCATCTCcataagaagtgatcatggtggagaatttgaaaactccCACTTTGAATCAttctttgatgaaaatg GAAAATTTGACTCTAAGTCTGATAAAGGAATCTTTTTAGGATACTCTTTAACATCTAAAGCATATAGAGTTTATAATCTAACATCAAAATCTTTGgaagaaagcatgcatgtaAAATTTGATGAATATGATGATATATCATGTGTAAGAGAaatagatgatgaagatgagcaaAACTCATCAAAAGAACAGGTTGCAGAACAGGAATCACCACCTCAAGAACCTCCTAAAACGTGGAAGATTGTAAACAATCATCCTCAAGAACAAATAATAGGCGATACTGCAGAAGGAGTAAGAACCAGAAGATCATTTCAACTTAATGAGAACAATCTAGCTATGATCTCTCAAATTGAGCCAAAATCCATAGATGAAGCTATCATTGATGAATCATGGAAAATtgctatgaaagaagaactTTCACAATTTGAAAAGAATGAAGTATGGAAACTAGTACCAGCTCCTGCAGATCATTCTATCATTGGAACTAGATGggtcttcagaaataaaatggatgaaaatggtaaggtaATTCGCAACAAAGCAAGACTTGTTGCTCAAGGttataatcaacaagaaggtatagattatgatgagacttttgcaCCAGTAGCAAGGTTAGAAGCAATTAGAATAttacttgcatatgcatctcaTAAGTGtcttaaactttttcaaatggatgtgaaaagtgcatttttaaatggatttttaaatgaagaggtttatgtccatcaacctcctggttttaaAGATGAACACAAacctaatcatgtttttaaacttACCAAAGCTTTATATGGACTTAAACAAGCcccaagagcatggtatgatAGATTAAGctcatttttaattgaaaatggtttttctagaggaaaaattgatacaacactttttagaaaaacaaatgaaaatgatttattaattgtgcaagtatatgttgatgatattatatttggtgctACTAACGAAAAAATGTGCGAGGATTTTTCAAACcttatgcaaagtgaatttgaaatgagcatgatgggagaactcAGTTTCTTTCTTGGCTTGCAAATCAAGCAACAAGATGATGGAATCTTTattagtcaagaaaaatatatcaaagatctTCTCAAGAAGTACAACATGAATGAAGCAAAGATCATGACTACtccaatgcatccatcaacaaatttagacaaagatgaaagtggtaaaactgtgtctgaaaaagaatatagaggaatgattggatcacttctatatttaactgcaagtagaccagacattgtaTTCTCAGTTGGTCTTTGTGCAAGATTTCAAACATCTCCAAGGGAATCTCACCTTACAGCAGTcaaaaggatttttagatatttgGTGGGAACACCAGATGTTGGTCTATGGTACAAAAAGGGATCTCATTTTGACCTAAAAGCctattgtgatgctgactatgctggtgaCAAGCTTgaaagaaaaagcacaagtgGTGCTTGTCAATTTCTTGGTGAAGCTCTTGTAAGTTGGTGCTGTAGGAAGCAAAACACCATAGCACtctcaacaactgaagcagaatatgtatCAGCTGCAAATTGTTGTTCACAAGTGATATGGATCAAAAACCAACTTGAGGACTTTTCCCTAaggtacacaaatattaaaattctttgtgataatactagtgccattaatttatcaaagaatcccattcagcattctagatctaaacatattgaaattaaacatcatttcaTACGTGACCATGTTTGCAAAAAAGATgttgaattaatatttgttgatact